The following proteins come from a genomic window of Trifolium pratense cultivar HEN17-A07 linkage group LG4, ARS_RC_1.1, whole genome shotgun sequence:
- the LOC123881387 gene encoding uncharacterized protein At2g27730, mitochondrial, which translates to MATRVAARHASRRLFSSGSGKVLGEEEKAAENAYFKRTEQEKLEKLARKGPQPEAKPAAGSGASVTDAKPISSGHADTSGAKVSTDKYRNYGVVAGTITFFGALGWYLKGTAKKPEEVQD; encoded by the exons ATGGCAACACGTGTAGCAGCAAGACATGCATCCAGAAGGCTCTTTAGCAGTGGCTCTGGGAAAGTTCTCGGTGAGGAGGAAAAAGCTGCTGAAAATGCCTACTTCAAG AGAACTGAGCAAGAGAAATTGGAGAAGCTTGCTCGCAAG GGTCCTCAACCAGAAGCAAAACCAGCTGCAGGTTCAGGTGCTTCAGTAACCGATGCCAAGCCAATTAGCTCTGGACATGCTGACACATCAGGTGCCAAAGTTTCAACTGATAAATATCGGAATTATGGAGTTGTAGCTGGCACTATAACCTTCTTTGGAGCTTTGGGGTGGTACCTTAAAGGCACTGCAAAGAAGCCAGAAGAAGTGCAGGATTGA
- the LOC123924607 gene encoding mitochondrial inner membrane protease ATP23 codes for MTDFDTTFSADGGGGGQNLKECELMIQKSLKTPMVRFLREHLEKAGCPVQQNFIRAINCDQSHAGGYVPGQGIVVCGNRTQMQDEVNQVIIHELIHAFDDCRSANLNWTDCAHHACSEIRAGHLSGDCHYKRELLRGFMKLRGHEQECIKRRVMTSLASNPFCSGSTAKDSMEAVWDVCYNDTAPFDRAP; via the exons ATGACAGACTTTGATACTACTTTCTCCGCCGATGGCGGCGGCGGCGGCCAAAATCTCAAGGAATgcgaacttatgattcagaagaGTCTCAAGA CTCCAATGGTGAGGTTCTTAAGGGAACACTTGGAGAAAGCTGGGTGTCCTGTTCAACAAAATTTCATTAGAGCTATTAATTGTGATCAGTCACATGCCGGCGGTTATGTTCCCGGTCAAGGG ATAGTTGTGTGCGGAAATCGGACACAAATGCAAGACGAGGTTAATCAGGTGATAATTCATGAGCTAATTCATGCATTTGATGACTGTCGATCTGCAAACTTGAATTGGACTGATTGTGCTCACCATGCTTGTAGTGAG ATAAGAGCCGGTCATCTAAGTGGTGATTGTCATTACAAACGGGAACTTCTACGAGGATTTATGAAATTACGAGGGCACGAACAA GAATGCATCAAGAGAAGAGTTATGACATCATTGGCTTCAAATCCATTTTGCTCTGGTTCAACTGCCAAGGATTCTATGGAAGCTGTATGGGATGTTTGTTATAACGATACAGCACCTTTTGATAGAGCTCCTTAA
- the LOC123882060 gene encoding uncharacterized protein LOC123882060, with translation MEEKKHQGVKWSWTSAIIGAASAIAATSILSAKPKDPTFHLISINFTSLKPSLPVLDAEVLLTVHVTNPNIAPINYTSTTMSIFYEGSLLGSAPVQAGSQPPRSCQLLRLPARLKASQLAQHVKRVVADVAKREMVLDAAVDIAGTARVLWWDHNFKVRVHSHVTVDPVFLDVIDQENTTKLQLFASDDESTGEEGTKAEEVEE, from the exons atggaagaaaaaaaacatcaaGGAGTAAAATGGAGCTGGACATCAGCAATAATAGGAGCAGCATCAGCAATAGCAGCAACCTCAATCCTCTCAGCAAAACCAAAAGACCCAACATTCCACCTTATTTCAATCAACTTCACTTCCTTAAAACCAAGTCTCCCTGTTCTAGACGCAGAAGTTCTTCTAACAGTTCATGTAACAAACCCAAACATAGCACCAATAAACTACACATCAACAACCATGTCAATTTTCTACGAAGGTTCTCTTCTTGGTTCGGCTCCGGTTCAAGCCGGTTCACAGCCGCCGAGATCTTGTCAGCTTTTAAGACTTCCAGCTCGGCTTAAGGCTAGTCAGCTTGCTCAACATGTTAAGAGAGTTGTTGCTGATGTGGCGAAACGTGAAATGGTTCTTGATGCTGCTGTTGATATTGCTGGTACTGCTAGAGTTTTGTGGTGGGATCATAATTTTAAAGTTAGGGTTCATAGTCATGTTACTGTTGATCCTGTTTTTCTTGATGTTATTGATCAGGAAAATACTACCAAGCTTCAACTCTTTGCATCAG ATGATGAATCGACAGGTGAAGAAGGTACCAAAGCAGAAGAAGTTGAAGAGTGA